The DNA window ATCTCCCCGGTGCTTCGAGCCACCTTCCCCGGGCCCGTCCGCCTGGTGGGCTTCGCCCTCTTCCCAGGAGTATCGATCGAGACCTCGAAATTCCTCGCCGCCACCCGCCCCGAGCAGATCGAGCTCGCCGCGACGAAGTCCGACGGCCAAGTGGTGGTGAAGCGCTTCCCGGTCGAGGACAAGCCAGGAGAGCAGAAGTTCGAGTTCAAAGAATCAGACATCACCAAAGTCCAGCTAGCCGTCATCTCCAGCCGCGGCGAACACAAAACCCTGGCCACCGCCATCACTGAGCTGGAGTTCTTCAAAGCCCGCAGCTAGGCGGTGGCGGCGGGGTTGGGGGTGGGGATGATGCCGAGGTCGTCCAGCACTTCGGCGTAGCGGCGGCGGGCTTGGGTTGCTGCGGCGGCGTCTCCGGTCAGCTCGTAGGCGGACTGCAACGTACGCCAGGCTTGGTCGCGGAACGGGTCGATCTGCACCGCGCGTTCGCCAGCCTCCGCTGCTGCCACGCCGTCGCCGGCGCGCAGTTCGAGGTCGGCCAAGGCGGTGGCGACTCGGGCGGCGTCGGAGCGCAGTTGCTCCCGCTCCGCCACGACCCAGTCCGCGGGCCCGTCCTCGGGCAGCAGGTCGCCCGAGTACGCGGCCAGGGCCGCACGCAGCTCCGGGCGTACGCGGGCCGCCGAGCTGCCGCGCAGGGAATGCCAACGGGCTAAGGCGGAACGGAAGGTCACCACGTCCGCGTCGCTTCCCTCCGGCAACGTGAACACGTACGACATCCCGACCCGCCGCAACAACTGCGACCGACCGCGCGGCGCGTACGGCTCCAACGTCCGACGCAGCGCCGAGATCGCCACCTGCAAGTTCCGCTTGCCCGCCTCCGCCGACATGCCCGGCCACAACGCCTCGACCAGACGCTCCTCGTGCACGGGCTGATCGGCCTGGCACGCCAGCATCCGCAACGTCGCCAAGGCCCGCGGCCGTACGCCCTGCCAGTCCACGTCGTGACCATCCACGCGCAGCTCGAAACCACCGAAGCAGCGCAGCGAAACGGCCGGCACCCCGCCGCCGCGGACGACGTGCAGCGAGGGCGCCACCGGCTCCGGCGCAGGAGGCGACGAGTCCGTCATGGCCAACGCGTACAAGGCCAGGTTCCGCGCCGCCGGCACCCCCACCGAACGCGAAGCCCCATCCGCCCGCCGCGCCTCCAGCTCAGCCGAAGGCATCCCAGCCCGCGCCAGAGCCAGAGCGTGGAACCCCCGTGCCCAAGCCTCCAACGTCCCTGCGTCCAACCGATGCGCCCGCTCCGCCGTCTCCGCGAAGACAGCCACCGGAGCCCCCGACTCCAACATCCCGGCGAAGCCCACGACCAACCCGGCGATCAACGCGCCCCAGTCGTCCCCGTCCCGCACGCACTCGCGGTAAGCCTGCTCAGCCTCCGCACGAGCCGCACCACCACGCATCCCACCCACCGCACGAGCGATCCGCGCCAGCCAGGGATGGTCGTACGCATCCGCCTCACCCGCCAAACCAGCAAGGGCATTCGGCGGCACAGTCCCCTGCCACGTCCCGATCGCGAACACGATCAACCGAGCACCGAACGACTGGAAACTGTGCGCGGGCGCGTCGACCTGACCCGCCAGCTCCACCGCCGTCGTCGTCTCCCCCCGCAGCAAAGCCCCGACCGCCCGAGCGAACACAGGAGCATCCGCCAACGCGGACATGTCCCCCCGCACCGCATACCGAAGCTGCACCGGCCACGGCACGGAGTCGGGTTTCGTCAACGGTGGAAGGAAAGCGCCCGGCACCCAAGCCTCGGCACTCCGCCGTCCCCGCGTGCTCTCGGCGGCGACCACCGGCGAAGGCGCGTGCCGCTCCACCGAACGGAACGTCTCGACAGCCGCAGCCAGATCCCCCGCCGCCAGCTGCCGGTTCGCCCGCGCGAGCCCAAGCCATGGATCGTCCTCGATCGCCAACACCTCGTCCGGCAGCGTCCCCGCCGAAGCGAGCCGCGGCCCGAGCTCCTGCAGCAGAGCCCGAACAGCCCCGAGCTCCTCAGCCCGCAAGTACGCCCGGAGAGCTTCCACGGTTCGCCCCGCCGACACGAGCAACGAGGCTGCCCGCAGATACCAGGAACGCGTCGCCTCCTTGCCCAACCGCTCGGCCAGCATCGACTCCAGCTGCACCTGCAGGACGGCGTGATACCGGTACGTCCCCGCCACCTCGTCCACCCGAGTCGTGAAGAGCTGCTGCGACGCGAGCCCATCCAGGACAGCAGCCGAGTCCGTACGTTCCAGCAACGCGTCACACGTCGGCCCGTCCACCACGCCGAGCGCGCTCGACCACACCAGGAAGTCCGCGGTCGTCGCCGGCAGGTGATGCAGAACGGTGGCCGCCAAGTACGACTGCAAGAGCCGCCCGCGCCCCCACAGCCCGGCAACAGCGCGACGCCGCTCGGCGAGCGGCTTGCCCGAGGTCGCGAGATGGAACATCTGCAACCCCGCGGCCCACCCCTCGGTGTGCCGGGTCAGGGCCGCGACGTCCTCCGGCGGCAACGGCTCTCCGTAGAAGCGGCCGAACAGCTCGCCGACCTCCCACGAACGGAATCGCAAAGCGTCCGCCGACAGCGAAGCGGTGCCCACCCCCAGCTGCAGCTGCGCCAACGCAGGACCAGGATCGCGCCGACCCGCGAGGACGAACGTCGTCGAAGGCGGTGCCAGCGCGATGACCCGCGCGAGCGCGGCCTCGGCGGGAGTGCCAGCGATCGTGTGCACGTCGTCGACGACGAGAGCGA is part of the Tenggerimyces flavus genome and encodes:
- a CDS encoding BTAD domain-containing putative transcriptional regulator encodes the protein MSARPAGGPPIPRAKLTAPAADGLDRPRLHEVLDRAGSRVVLVTAPPGSGKTTTLAHYAAKRRVAWYQADERDGTAEALELHLRAAIQVALDSPLNDTSLVGLLEDGATEGLALVVDDVHTIAGTPAEAALARVIALAPPSTTFVLAGRRDPGPALAQLQLGVGTASLSADALRFRSWEVGELFGRFYGEPLPPEDVAALTRHTEGWAAGLQMFHLATSGKPLAERRRAVAGLWGRGRLLQSYLAATVLHHLPATTADFLVWSSALGVVDGPTCDALLERTDSAAVLDGLASQQLFTTRVDEVAGTYRYHAVLQVQLESMLAERLGKEATRSWYLRAASLLVSAGRTVEALRAYLRAEELGAVRALLQELGPRLASAGTLPDEVLAIEDDPWLGLARANRQLAAGDLAAAVETFRSVERHAPSPVVAAESTRGRRSAEAWVPGAFLPPLTKPDSVPWPVQLRYAVRGDMSALADAPVFARAVGALLRGETTTAVELAGQVDAPAHSFQSFGARLIVFAIGTWQGTVPPNALAGLAGEADAYDHPWLARIARAVGGMRGGAARAEAEQAYRECVRDGDDWGALIAGLVVGFAGMLESGAPVAVFAETAERAHRLDAGTLEAWARGFHALALARAGMPSAELEARRADGASRSVGVPAARNLALYALAMTDSSPPAPEPVAPSLHVVRGGGVPAVSLRCFGGFELRVDGHDVDWQGVRPRALATLRMLACQADQPVHEERLVEALWPGMSAEAGKRNLQVAISALRRTLEPYAPRGRSQLLRRVGMSYVFTLPEGSDADVVTFRSALARWHSLRGSSAARVRPELRAALAAYSGDLLPEDGPADWVVAEREQLRSDAARVATALADLELRAGDGVAAAEAGERAVQIDPFRDQAWRTLQSAYELTGDAAAATQARRRYAEVLDDLGIIPTPNPAATA